Sequence from the Candidatus Zixiibacteriota bacterium genome:
AAAAAATATGGAGCCGCCGTAGAAATCGGTTACCACATCGCCCCGATCCGATTCCGAGCCCGACCGCTGAACCTCAACCGTGTAGCGCTGCTGACCGGCGATTCTCACGCCGCTGATTTCCCCGGCTTCCATCTTGGACCGCTTCTTCAACTGGAACGGACCATTGAGAATTTTGAATTCCGAGATGAGCCGGTTTTTCTGTTTGGATTTGTATTTATCCAAGAGAAGAGAATCCACAAATTGGTCGGCCGTGAGTGAGGTCGTATCTACATACACTGTAATCCGGGGAGCGGTGGTGTAATTGGCCGCCTGCTGAAATTGAATGGGAGTATCATATTGTTTCTTGGTGAGAATCAGACGAACTTCTCCCATGCTCTTTTTCAACGAATAGTTCCAGGCGTCGGGCATGGCAAGTGAAAAATTATAGGTGTTATCAGTGTAAACAGCGTTTTCAACATCTCCGGCCAAATCCTTTTTCTTGGCTCCGCAGATGCTGAAGACAAAAATCGCGATGAATACAGCCATTAAGATTTTCTTCATACTCTTAATCCTCCAGAATGCTATTAACTATTTATCAATTATACAGTTGGTAGTCAAGAATAATTTCAAGAAAATTGGGCCTTTTCGCGCTTTTATGGGAGATGAACAGGTGGTGTTGTTGAAAATCGGAATTATGCCTCTCCACAGCCCCAATATTCTGCCGGAATGCCATTATCGCCAGTCGTCTGAATTTCTATTGCGACTTATATTTTTCGAACAATTGACCCCATTCCGTCCGGGAATATTTCCGAATAATGGCCTTGCCTATTAACGGGTACCAGAACCAATCATGGTAAATATTGCTGGCCAGCGGCGCCCAGACAACCAGAGGGGAGTGAAGAGCAATCTTTTCGAGGAAACGTAGCGGGCCTTTCCGAAGGAGTTGGTCGCCCCAGATCACAAATGACTTTTTGGTCTTGAATCCAAAATTAAGCCGCGATATGTCATACCCAATCACCTCAATTTGCGCCGGGTCGGCCACACCGAGACCTCGTTCATGACACATTCTCAGGTAAGGAATGCTCATCGGATCAAAGCCCATGATCTTGGCCGCAATCGCGTCTATCGCAACCGAATCGGCCGAGGCCAGCAGGATATTCTTGGAATGCGGGGTCATGGTCCGGGGACCGGCGCCGTCGCCGCAAACGGTGCCGTCCATGACGGCCAGAATGGATGGATGAAGTTCCTTCTGCATGATCATCAGGTCGACCAGAACCTCGTGCATATGTTTATGAGCATAATGCCGCACCTCTTTGAGCAGACCGCCGAAGGAGTTTTTCACCGCCCCGGTGGTCGTGGAATGGCCATGGGTTTTCACCGTCGGCAGATGGA
This genomic interval carries:
- a CDS encoding DUF362 domain-containing protein → MTYRSKVAAVKTDSTKVLDDYRTLLELVDYRQIIDPKRETLIKLNLSWTKYFPACSSQPWQVEGVIKTLIEDGFSRKNLFPLENKTVVTNPIKGARNNCWMPVFRKYGLDFTPLPDVDWVVYHFKEKLLRLNEIFPEGIEIPKMYIGRQVIHLPTVKTHGHSTTTGAVKNSFGGLLKEVRHYAHKHMHEVLVDLMIMQKELHPSILAVMDGTVCGDGAGPRTMTPHSKNILLASADSVAIDAIAAKIMGFDPMSIPYLRMCHERGLGVADPAQIEVIGYDISRLNFGFKTKKSFVIWGDQLLRKGPLRFLEKIALHSPLVVWAPLASNIYHDWFWYPLIGKAIIRKYSRTEWGQLFEKYKSQ